A section of the Streptomyces sp. CG1 genome encodes:
- a CDS encoding polyphosphate polymerase domain-containing protein, with the protein MTAASFGADLGLSALRGATLTEVDAAAALQHRTDRKYLVPLDRARLLVDRLADSHHVLDLAGRRTTSYLSTYFDTERLGAWRAHVQRRRRRWKVRTRLYAEDGLCRVEVKTKDGRGATVKHALRTPGDTYGQLDDSAVEFVDEVLRRADIPVTTAALSPAVEIRYVRAALADLDHGTRVTLDGGLSCHHRDRSAGLDPGHVLVETKGGARPAPADRLLLNLGARPVSLSKYIVGRSLLTPGLPDNDVRRLARAHFTTGGSPAPLLERTPVA; encoded by the coding sequence ATGACCGCCGCCTCCTTCGGGGCTGACCTCGGCCTGTCCGCGCTGCGCGGTGCCACGCTCACCGAGGTCGACGCGGCGGCCGCGCTCCAGCACCGCACCGACCGCAAGTACCTGGTCCCGCTCGACCGCGCCCGCCTCCTCGTGGACCGGCTCGCCGACAGCCATCATGTCCTCGACCTGGCCGGCCGCCGTACGACGAGCTACCTCAGTACCTACTTCGACACCGAGCGGCTCGGCGCCTGGCGGGCCCATGTGCAGCGGCGCCGGCGGCGCTGGAAGGTCCGCACCCGCCTGTACGCGGAGGACGGGCTGTGCCGGGTGGAGGTGAAGACGAAGGACGGCCGCGGCGCCACCGTCAAACACGCCCTCAGGACCCCTGGTGACACCTACGGGCAACTGGACGACTCCGCCGTCGAGTTCGTCGACGAGGTGCTGCGACGGGCCGACATCCCCGTCACCACCGCGGCGCTGTCGCCCGCCGTGGAGATCCGCTATGTCCGTGCGGCCCTGGCCGACCTGGACCACGGTACCCGCGTCACCCTCGACGGCGGCCTCAGCTGCCATCACCGGGACCGCAGCGCCGGCCTCGACCCGGGGCACGTGCTCGTGGAGACCAAGGGCGGCGCCCGGCCCGCCCCCGCCGACCGCCTCCTGCTGAACCTGGGCGCCCGGCCCGTCTCCCTCAGCAAGTACATCGTCGGCCGGTCCCTGCTCACGCCCGGCCTCCCCGACAACGACGTACGCCGGCTCGCCCGCGCCCACTTCACCACCGGCGGCAGCCCTGCACCGCTCCTCGAAAGGACCCCCGTCGCATGA
- a CDS encoding phosphatase PAP2 family protein, with the protein MNVLRGIKWPYTVIALIAVAAASFGLLRPQLAAAGVPGLKLSATDRIKQSPPPALFSDAEIAPIGKLATTQRTKADALFAQWKKAHGTARDDKVFAAWAARQIPAPPTAQQRTAELHQVQALAKSRTAAGKKAATWLELNGKSNVWKLYLHDRSELAPAAKGDAEKAGLKAALKMAKTICDQLAAKDKQPAPYVLDPTLRPDKHIKPGAKGPYSYPSRHAARSAAAVTFLSALSPHRAQDYEWMRAEVLYSRLYMAGHVTSDLTAGTLLGDLIGDYELAVSGH; encoded by the coding sequence ATGAATGTCCTGCGCGGCATCAAATGGCCGTACACCGTCATCGCCCTGATCGCCGTGGCCGCCGCCTCCTTCGGCCTGCTGCGACCGCAACTGGCCGCCGCCGGCGTCCCCGGCCTGAAACTCTCGGCGACCGACCGCATCAAGCAGAGCCCGCCCCCGGCTCTGTTCAGCGACGCCGAGATCGCCCCGATCGGCAAGCTGGCCACCACCCAGCGCACGAAGGCCGACGCCCTCTTCGCCCAGTGGAAGAAGGCGCACGGCACCGCCCGCGACGACAAGGTGTTCGCCGCCTGGGCCGCGCGGCAGATCCCCGCACCGCCCACGGCACAGCAGCGCACCGCCGAACTCCACCAGGTCCAGGCCCTCGCCAAGTCCCGTACGGCAGCCGGGAAGAAGGCGGCCACCTGGCTGGAGCTCAATGGCAAGAGCAACGTCTGGAAGCTCTACCTCCACGACCGGAGCGAACTCGCCCCCGCCGCGAAGGGCGACGCGGAGAAGGCCGGCCTCAAGGCGGCCCTGAAGATGGCCAAGACGATCTGCGACCAGCTGGCCGCCAAGGACAAGCAGCCGGCCCCGTACGTCCTGGACCCGACCCTGCGCCCGGACAAGCACATCAAGCCCGGTGCCAAGGGCCCGTACTCCTACCCCTCCCGGCACGCGGCCCGCTCGGCCGCGGCCGTCACCTTCCTCAGTGCCCTCTCCCCGCACCGGGCCCAGGACTACGAGTGGATGCGCGCCGAAGTCCTCTACTCCCGCCTCTACATGGCCGGCCACGTCACCAGTGACCTGACCGCCGGAACCCTGCTGGGCGACCTGATCGGTGACTACGAACTCGCGGTCAGCGGGCACTGA
- a CDS encoding ATP-binding cassette domain-containing protein: MIDAQQLTKRYGEKTAVDGLDFTVKPGTVTGFLGPNGAGKSTTMRMIVGLDAPTSGSVTVNGHRYARHQAPLQEVGALLEAKSIHPGRSAYNHLRALALTHGIPRRRVDEVVELAGLGSVAKKRAGAFSLGMGQRLGIAAALLGDPQTVMLDEPVNGLDPEGVLWIRNLLTSLAAEGRTVFVSSHLMSEVALVADHLIIVGRGRLLADTTVRDLVREAGGDTVKVATQDPARLRDVLAGPGVEVTGRVGSEELQVTGMSAREIGLKAAERGIPLFELTTKAVSLEEAFMELTRDAVEYHGSTTGTDTSGSAA, from the coding sequence ATGATCGACGCACAGCAGCTCACCAAGAGGTACGGGGAGAAGACAGCCGTCGACGGCCTGGACTTCACCGTGAAGCCGGGCACGGTGACCGGCTTCCTGGGACCCAACGGGGCGGGCAAGTCCACGACGATGCGCATGATCGTCGGGCTGGACGCGCCGACGAGCGGCTCCGTCACGGTGAACGGCCACCGCTACGCCCGTCATCAGGCGCCGCTGCAGGAGGTCGGGGCGCTCCTGGAGGCGAAGTCGATCCACCCGGGCCGCTCGGCCTACAACCATCTCCGGGCGCTCGCGCTGACCCACGGCATTCCGCGCCGCCGGGTCGACGAGGTCGTCGAACTCGCCGGTCTCGGCAGCGTCGCGAAGAAGCGGGCCGGTGCCTTCTCGCTCGGCATGGGCCAGCGGCTCGGTATCGCCGCCGCTCTGCTGGGCGATCCGCAGACGGTGATGCTGGACGAGCCCGTGAACGGTCTGGACCCCGAGGGTGTCCTCTGGATCCGCAATCTGCTGACGTCGCTCGCGGCCGAGGGGCGCACGGTGTTCGTCTCCTCGCATCTGATGAGCGAGGTGGCCCTGGTCGCGGATCACCTGATCATCGTCGGCCGGGGGCGGCTGCTGGCCGACACGACCGTACGGGACCTGGTCCGCGAGGCGGGCGGGGACACCGTGAAGGTCGCGACGCAGGATCCCGCACGGCTGCGGGACGTGCTGGCCGGGCCGGGCGTGGAGGTCACCGGCCGGGTCGGCTCCGAGGAGCTGCAGGTGACCGGGATGTCCGCGCGCGAGATCGGGCTGAAGGCGGCGGAGCGCGGGATCCCCCTGTTCGAGCTGACCACGAAGGCCGTCTCGCTGGAGGAGGCCTTCATGGAACTGACCAGGGACGCCGTGGAGTACCACGGCTCCACGACCGGCACCGACACCTCCGGGAGCGCGGCATGA
- a CDS encoding ABC transporter permease yields MSTLTATPETPETAPAAAPRPAYRVTGRRVLASEWAKLWSLRSTWITLGLGLLFLVAFGVIAASHYKSNLDSGRHMDRDFATATAVSLSLFGTNFAQLALGVLGVLVTAGEYSTGMIRSTLAAVPRRLPVLWSKAAVYGLVALVVATVGAFVAFLVGSQIVSGTPAALGLGHAGVVRSLLGAGLYLGLVGVIGTALGAWLRSVAGGISVLVAALMLVPGLISLLPTSWQSDIDPYLPSHAGESIFALTHDSTTLSPGAGLLVFLGWTALALAGAAYRLLRSDV; encoded by the coding sequence ATGAGCACCCTCACGGCAACCCCCGAGACCCCCGAGACCGCTCCGGCGGCCGCGCCCCGCCCCGCCTACCGGGTGACGGGACGGCGTGTGCTGGCCTCGGAGTGGGCCAAGCTCTGGTCCCTGCGCTCCACCTGGATCACCCTCGGCCTGGGCCTGCTGTTCCTGGTCGCCTTCGGCGTCATCGCCGCGAGCCACTACAAGTCCAACCTCGACTCCGGCCGTCACATGGACCGCGACTTCGCCACCGCGACGGCCGTGAGCCTGTCCCTGTTCGGCACCAACTTCGCCCAGCTGGCCCTCGGTGTGCTCGGCGTGCTGGTCACGGCGGGCGAGTACTCCACCGGCATGATCCGCTCGACCCTGGCCGCCGTGCCGCGCCGGCTGCCCGTGCTGTGGTCCAAGGCGGCGGTGTACGGGCTGGTCGCGCTGGTGGTCGCCACCGTCGGCGCGTTCGTCGCCTTCCTCGTCGGCAGCCAGATCGTGTCCGGCACGCCCGCCGCCCTGGGCCTCGGCCACGCCGGCGTCGTACGCAGCCTGCTGGGTGCCGGGCTCTACCTGGGCCTGGTCGGGGTGATCGGCACCGCCCTGGGCGCGTGGCTGCGGTCCGTGGCCGGCGGTATCTCGGTCCTGGTCGCCGCCCTCATGCTGGTACCCGGGCTGATCTCCCTGCTGCCCACCTCGTGGCAGAGCGACATCGACCCCTATCTGCCGAGCCACGCGGGCGAGTCGATCTTCGCCCTGACCCATGACTCCACCACTCTGTCGCCCGGTGCCGGCCTCCTGGTCTTCCTCGGCTGGACGGCGCTGGCGCTGGCGGGGGCGGCGTACCGGCTGCTGCGCAGCGACGTCTGA